The Methanocella sp. DNA window TATGCTCATCGGAATGCCCTCGACATCCCATTCCTTCACGAGGGTACCCGATACGCTCTTATCGTCCTTGAATTCCAGGCCTGAAGCCCGGACCTCGTTCATGATAAGGCCCTTCATGCCGGCGACCAGGCCTTTCACGCGGTCGTCCCCGACGTATGCTTCGACCTTGATCCTGTCCTCGACGTTCAGCTTCATGTCTTTTCTCATGTCCTGGATGCGGCGGATGAGTTCCCGCGTATATCCTTCCGCCTCCAGTTCCGGCGTGAGCTCGACGTCCACGTAGAGCTTGCCTCCGGGGAACTCGCCCATGGCCAGAGTTTCGGGGATGACGTCCCGGAAGCTCACCATTTCGGGCGTTACATCGACTTCGCCGCCGGCCAGCGTCAGCACGAACCTGCCATTCTTCTCGACCGAGGACTTCACGACCCGGCCGTCGGCCGACTTTAACGTGGCGATGACCTTGCCGGCCTCGCCCTTGAAAGCGGGGCCGATGACCTTGGGGTTTGGCACGACCTCGACGCCCAAATCCGGATTAACCGCGCCGACGCCCAGTAAAACGATCTCCTTGGCGTTGGTCTGCTCACGGACGACGTTCGTGAGGTCCCGGACGGCGGTCGATGTCTCCTCGCTGTCCGGGGAGACCGTGATCTTCTTCACGGGCCACCGGAGTTTCCGCTTTGCCTTCTGGCGGGCGTTGGACGAGGCCTCCACGATCTTCCGGGCCACGTCCATGTCTTTGTTAAGCTGCTCGTCCAGCAGGCCCGTGTTCACCGCCGGCCAGTCGCACATGTGAACCGACTCCCAGGCGGAAGGCTCCGAGTTCCTCACCAGGTTCTGGTACATGCGCTCTGCAACGTAAGGCGTGAACGGCGCCATGAGCTTCACAGTCGTCGAGAGGGCATGGTACAGGACCCAGTAGGCCGCGAGCTTGTCCGGGTCGTCGGCCTCGACCCACGTCCGCTCCCGGGAGAGCTGGACGTACCATCTGGAGAGGTCGTCGAGGATGAAGCCGATGAGCGCCCTGGTGGAGCGGTGCAGCTCATAGCCGGCCATGCCGTCGTTCACTTCTTTTATGACGGCCTGAAGCCTCGACATGATCCAGCGGTCCTCGACCCGGAGATGGCCCTTAACGGAATCGTAGGTCGTCTTTACCGGGTCGAACGTATCGAGCACCATGTATGGCAGGGGGAACCGGTAGACGTTCCAGAAGATGTTGAGCGTCCGGTACACGTTGCCGCACTCTTCCCAGGAGAAGCTCAGGTCTTCCCACGGGGCGCTTTGCGATAGCACGTAAAGCCTGAGCGCATCGGCGCCGAACTTTTCCAGCACTTCCTCGGGGGCGACAACATTTCCTAAACTCTTGGACATCTTGCGGCCCTGGTCATCTAAAGTAAAGCCGTGCATGCAGACCGAGTTGTATGGCGCTTTGCCGAAGCCCACCATGCCGGCGCCTAATTGTGAGTAGAACCAGCCCCGGGTCTGGTCGTGGCCCTCGACGATGAAGTCGGCCGGCCACCAGTCCATGAGGTCCTTCCGCTGGGGGAACCTGAGCGTGGCCCAGGACGCCACGGCCGAGTCGAACCAGACGTCGAAGATGTCCTCGACGCGCTTCATGCGGCCTCCGCACTCGCACTCCATGAACACGCTATCGACGAATGGACGGTGTAGATCTTCCATCCTTACGCCGGTCTTGTGCTCCAGCTCCTCCTTCGTACCGATCACGTCGATGCTGCCGCACTTCTCGCACTTCCAGATGGGAATGGGTATGCCCCAGTAGCGCTGCCGGGATATGCACCAGTCGCGGGCGCCGCTCACCCAGTCGTAGAACCGCGAGGAGCCTGCCCAGGACGGGTACCAGCTCACCCGGCTCACCTCGGCGAGCATGGGCTCTTTTATTTTACTTACGGCGATGAACCACTGGTCAGTGGTCATGAAAATAATGGGCGTCTTGCACCGCCAGCAATGGCCGTAGCGGTGGGTGATCTCCGTGGCCCCGAGCAGCAGTCCCCTGGCGCGCAGGTCGTCCAGGATCCTGGAGTTGGCGTCCCGGATGTTCATGCCCGCATAGGCGCCCGCCTCCGGCGCGAAGGCGCCGTTGGGCTTCACCGGGCAGAAAACAGGTATGCCCTCCTTCATGCCCAGCTCGAAATCGTCTAAGCCGTGACCCGGGGCGATGTGCACCAGGCCCGTGTTCTCGCCCACGACGAAGTCGGCCAGGTACACCTTATGCTCAGTGTCCTTCTGGCAGGGGACGAGGTCTTCCAGCGGGTGTTTATACCGTCGGCCTTTGAGCTCTTCGCCCTGCATGGTCTTCAAAACGCGATAGTCGCCGTAGCGGCCGAGCTTCATGACGCCCTCGATGAGGCCCTCCATCATGATGAGCCTCTCGCCGTGCTCCGCGTAGAGCGCGTCGAGTTTTGCAGCGCCTATCGCCTCTTTCATTTTTGCCACTTTGTCGGCGAAGCGCATGGGCCTGGGCGTGCCGTCGGAGTGCCTGTCAACGAGAGTGGCGGGGTCCAGGCCGGCGGCCCGCGAGGCATCCTCCAGCACTGGCCCGGGGAGCGCATAGACCTGGGCGTACGTGAAATCCTTGTTTACGGCGACGGCCATGTTGGCGGGGATGGTCCAGGGCGTGGTCGTCCATATGACTAAAAAGCCTTCCTGGTCCTTGAGGGGGAATTTAACGTAGATGGAGTCGTCCATCCGGTCCGCGTACTCGACCTCGGAGTCGGCGATGGCCGTCTCGCAGCGGGGGCACCAGTTGACGTTCCGGAGCCCGCGCTCGAGGAGCTTTTTCTCATGGGCTTTTTTTATCGTCCACCAGGCCGCCTCGATGTACTCGTTCTTGAGCGTCATGTACGGGTCGTCCCAGTCCATCCATACGCCGAGCTTCTTGAACTGGCCCGTCATTTCGTGCATATTCTTGATGGCGAAGGTCTTGCACTCCTCGGTGAACCTGGCCACGCCGAAGTTCTCGATGTCCTTCTTTGTCTTGAAGCCCAGCAGGCTTTCCACCTTGACCTCGATGGGGAGGCCATGCATATCCCAGCCGGCCCTGTCCATCAGATCGAAGCCGTTCATGCTGCGATAGCGGAGAACGGAGTCCTTGATGATCTTGTTCCAGGCCGTGCCGAGATGGATGCGCCCCGTCGTGTAGGGCGGGCCGTCCACGAAATAGAACTTCTTGTTGCCTTTCCTCAGCGCCCTGGTCTTATGATATGCATCGGTCGAGTTCCAGAACTGGTCTACCTGAGCCTCGATCGCCTTGCCATTATACTGCTCTTTCTCTTCCTGTATCACGTCTATTCCTCGCCTGCGCTAGAATGATGAAAAACTATCGATAAATCGGATACGGTACTTTTTGCCATGGGGCTAAGATCATCATAGAAAAAGGCCACGCCGGCCAATAAAACGATCCCACGCTAGCATAAGTGCACCGTATGTTAATGACACGTACAATATTTAAACCTTATGTATTAGGCCTGACCTCGACCGTGCCGCCGGTATAGAACCTGCCCGCGTCCTGCGCTGCGGCCTCGGCCAGTTCCTCCGGGACTTCTGGGTGGCCACCGAACCACTCGATACGGCAAACATCAGACATGTGGTCTATTTCCAGGCTCCACGTACCCCATGCTGTGCCATTGACCAGGACGACGCTCTTCGACTCCCCGAACTTCGTCATGATATCGCGGCCCCCGGGCACGAAGCGCGCATCGTTATAGTATGCCTTCACGTAAGGGTCGTCCCGGGGAAGGAAGAGCACGGACGGCTCTTTGAACGCTTCGCCAATGAGGCCGATGTCCCTTTTGTCGATGAAGTACCGGCCCCCGGCCCCCTCGATCTCCACGGTCTCGACGTTATCGAGCGAGCCGAGTGCCCTCGACGCCTCATTCACCGTGACGCCCGCCCACCAGGCCAGGTCTTCGGCGCCCACCGGCCCGCAGGTCTTCACGTACCTTTTCGCCAGCAGCGAGAGCGCCTCGTTAACGTCCATGTCCAGCTTCAGGTTGAAGCGGTTCTTGAAGGCGGAAAACCGGCCCGGATTCTCTCCCGGGCGAATGCCTATACCGCCCCGGAGCAGTATCCACCTATCCTGCATGGCCTGGGCGATGACCGAGACGTTCATGGCTTTCTCCTTGCGCTTTTTGACGATCTCCCGCGATACGGTCGTGAGACCTTTCTTTAGCTGAACGAGCGTCTTCTCCTTCGCGTCCAGCTCTTCCAGGAGCTTACTGCCGACCTTTCGGTACTCGTCATCCGGGATGCCCCATGTGCTCAGCAGGTTACGGGCAGCCGCCTCGCGGTCTTTTTTCGAGAGCGTAAAGACCGCTGGCAAGCACTCCTGAGGCACGATCTGCATGTAGTTCTTGAGCCCCTTCACCCGGGCCATGCTATTTCCCCGGTACAGGCCTTTTTCGAATGCCTCGACATCGAAGCGCTTCACCCGGAGGTACATGCTGTAGTAGGCGTCGTCCAGGTTGTTGGCGTCCAGGGCCGCTAGGTCACGCAGTACGGCTCCGGCGCTGTCCAGCTTCGTGCCTGACAGCAGGTGGCTCTTCGCCATGACAAAACGGTTTACTGCCTCTTTCTCGAGCATCAGAGAACGTTTTGACCTTATCCAGCATCTAGGTATCGCGCTACGATTAGGTTTTTAACTATTGAGGCCCATGCTTCCTTTACCGTAATGGAGACTTCGAGATGGAAAAGACTTCAAAGATATCTGGCTTTTATAAGTTACTTCCGCAGGAGCGGCTTGGCGCAGTGAAACAGTATGCGGGCCTTTCGGATGAGGAGGCCGCGACCTTAGGTAACACGGGCGC harbors:
- the ileS gene encoding isoleucine--tRNA ligase; this translates as MIQEEKEQYNGKAIEAQVDQFWNSTDAYHKTRALRKGNKKFYFVDGPPYTTGRIHLGTAWNKIIKDSVLRYRSMNGFDLMDRAGWDMHGLPIEVKVESLLGFKTKKDIENFGVARFTEECKTFAIKNMHEMTGQFKKLGVWMDWDDPYMTLKNEYIEAAWWTIKKAHEKKLLERGLRNVNWCPRCETAIADSEVEYADRMDDSIYVKFPLKDQEGFLVIWTTTPWTIPANMAVAVNKDFTYAQVYALPGPVLEDASRAAGLDPATLVDRHSDGTPRPMRFADKVAKMKEAIGAAKLDALYAEHGERLIMMEGLIEGVMKLGRYGDYRVLKTMQGEELKGRRYKHPLEDLVPCQKDTEHKVYLADFVVGENTGLVHIAPGHGLDDFELGMKEGIPVFCPVKPNGAFAPEAGAYAGMNIRDANSRILDDLRARGLLLGATEITHRYGHCWRCKTPIIFMTTDQWFIAVSKIKEPMLAEVSRVSWYPSWAGSSRFYDWVSGARDWCISRQRYWGIPIPIWKCEKCGSIDVIGTKEELEHKTGVRMEDLHRPFVDSVFMECECGGRMKRVEDIFDVWFDSAVASWATLRFPQRKDLMDWWPADFIVEGHDQTRGWFYSQLGAGMVGFGKAPYNSVCMHGFTLDDQGRKMSKSLGNVVAPEEVLEKFGADALRLYVLSQSAPWEDLSFSWEECGNVYRTLNIFWNVYRFPLPYMVLDTFDPVKTTYDSVKGHLRVEDRWIMSRLQAVIKEVNDGMAGYELHRSTRALIGFILDDLSRWYVQLSRERTWVEADDPDKLAAYWVLYHALSTTVKLMAPFTPYVAERMYQNLVRNSEPSAWESVHMCDWPAVNTGLLDEQLNKDMDVARKIVEASSNARQKAKRKLRWPVKKITVSPDSEETSTAVRDLTNVVREQTNAKEIVLLGVGAVNPDLGVEVVPNPKVIGPAFKGEAGKVIATLKSADGRVVKSSVEKNGRFVLTLAGGEVDVTPEMVSFRDVIPETLAMGEFPGGKLYVDVELTPELEAEGYTRELIRRIQDMRKDMKLNVEDRIKVEAYVGDDRVKGLVAGMKGLIMNEVRASGLEFKDDKSVSGTLVKEWDVEGIPMSIGIEKV
- a CDS encoding winged helix DNA-binding domain-containing protein codes for the protein MLEKEAVNRFVMAKSHLLSGTKLDSAGAVLRDLAALDANNLDDAYYSMYLRVKRFDVEAFEKGLYRGNSMARVKGLKNYMQIVPQECLPAVFTLSKKDREAAARNLLSTWGIPDDEYRKVGSKLLEELDAKEKTLVQLKKGLTTVSREIVKKRKEKAMNVSVIAQAMQDRWILLRGGIGIRPGENPGRFSAFKNRFNLKLDMDVNEALSLLAKRYVKTCGPVGAEDLAWWAGVTVNEASRALGSLDNVETVEIEGAGGRYFIDKRDIGLIGEAFKEPSVLFLPRDDPYVKAYYNDARFVPGGRDIMTKFGESKSVVLVNGTAWGTWSLEIDHMSDVCRIEWFGGHPEVPEELAEAAAQDAGRFYTGGTVEVRPNT